A portion of the Oncorhynchus gorbuscha isolate QuinsamMale2020 ecotype Even-year linkage group LG19, OgorEven_v1.0, whole genome shotgun sequence genome contains these proteins:
- the LOC124005387 gene encoding tumor protein p53-inducible nuclear protein 1-like — MFQRLTSVLFGDDVEEVSGGGPGEQGFGQKEEDEEWILVDYLASACSSPCGDGLSEVELTSEEEEDLVVVPSPIASSPIRYASCTSLDSTADTEDGGPEEEEGGFQRLEACSLEESWFVTPPPCFGGGRRGKPMILETSPLENLLIEHPSMSVYTTHSPPRLSLNLPLSLNLNLCLPPVDPVGMEPGRRSLDTPCHRPETVVQCRAGLHAGCYAAAVPGLLDQAQQHGRLAQRVRGAAQHQLLSRNALRRLNLLRTGGAKQAKTTTTYLHQPGQRHLNY; from the exons ATGTTCCAGAGGCTCACCAGCGTCCTGTTTGGGGATGATGTGGAGGAGGTGAGTGGGGGAGGCCCTGGAGAACAGGGCTTTGGCCagaaggaggaggatgaagagtgGATCCTGGTGGACTATCTGG CCTCAGCCTGCTCCAGCCCCTGTGGTGACGGCCTGTCTGAGGTGGAACTGActtcggaggaggaggaggaccttgTGGTAGTCCCCTCTCCCATCGCCAGCTCCCCCATCCGCTATGCCTCCTGCACCTCCCTGGACTCCACCGCCGACACCGAGGATGGGGGTcccgaggaggaagaggggggtttCCAGCGCCTGGAGGCCTGTTCTCTAGAGGAGAGCTGGTTCGTTACTCCCCCACCCTGCTTCGGCGGGGGGAGGAGGGGCAAGCCTATGATACTGGAGACCAGCCCCCTGGAGAACCTGCTGATAGAACACCCCAGCATGTCTGTATACACCACCCACTCTCCCCCACGActctccctcaacctccccctctccctcaacctcAATCTCTGCCTCCCCCCCGTTGACCCCGTGGGCATGGAACCGGGACGACGGTCGCTTGACACCCCCTGCCACAG GCCAGAGACGGTAGTGCAGTGCAGAGCTGGCCTCCATGCTGGCTGCTATGCGGCTGCCGTCCCAGGCCTCCTAGACCAGGCACAGCAGCATGGACGACTGGCCCAAAGGGTACGTGGCGCCGCCCAGCACCAGCTCCTCTCCCGCAATGCCCTGCGCCGCCTCAACCTGCTGCGTACTGGAGGGGCCAAGCAGGCCAAGACCACCACCACCTATCTACACCAGCCTGGCCAGAGGCATCTCAACTACTGA